A part of Cucurbita pepo subsp. pepo cultivar mu-cu-16 unplaced genomic scaffold, ASM280686v2 Cp4.1_scaffold000150, whole genome shotgun sequence genomic DNA contains:
- the LOC111784059 gene encoding uncharacterized protein LOC111784059 encodes MNLSSPRNPNSPPFHLPSATIPDPHHHFSHSGTPRFSSTSSHFPAAFRLVIPLPLPSMFSTPFVLSFSLLLSLPILFLLAPRFIPSTPQSIPIASPDEHDDLFLFNRAAAGSNPNNPSAFSRLSSTNPKLKIAFLFLTNSDLHFAPLWIRFFPNNSDLYNLYVHADPSVNITRPAGPFLGRFIVSKRTYRGSPTLISAMRRLIATAIIDDPANAYFALLSQYCIPLHSFSYVYNSLFSSTTFDSTSSKSELTHLGVRIRFKSFIEIVSKERHLWQRYNARGRLTMMPEVPFEKFRVGSQFFVLTRKHALLVVNDRMLWRKFKIPCKTSDDCYPEEHYFPTLLSMMDLNGCTQYTLTRVNWTGTANGHPYTYRSSEVSPKLIHQLRKSNYSDSYLFARKFTPDCLKPLMGIAKSVIFRD; translated from the coding sequence ATGAATCTAAGCTCTcccagaaaccctaattctccGCCATTTCATCTTCCTTCAGCCACAATTCCAGACCCTCATCACCATTTTTCCCATTCTGGAACTCCCAGATTTTCATCCACTTCTTCCCATTTTCCCGCCGCCTTCAGACTCGTAATTCCTCTCCCACTTCCCTCCATGTTCTCAACCCCATTCGTTCTCTCCTTCTCCCTCCTCCTTTCTCTCCCAATCCTCTTCCTTCTCGCTCCGAGATTCATCCCTTCAACCCCTCAATCAATCCCAATCGCCTCCCCTGACGAACACGACGatctcttcctcttcaatcGCGCCGCCGCCGGATCTAATCCCAATAACCCATCTGCCTTCTCGCGTCTCTCTTCCACTAACCCCAAATTGAAGATTGCGTTCCTCTTTCTCACTAATTCTGACCTCCATTTTGCTCCTCTTTGGATTCGATTCTTCCCCAATAACTCAGATCTCTACAATCTTTATGTTCATGCTGATCCCTCTGTTAACATTACGCGTCCTGCCGGCCCTTTTTTGGGTCGTTTTATTGTTTCCAAGCGGACTTATCGTGGGTCTCCCACGCTTATCTCTGCCATGCGCCGCCTCATTGCGACGGCCATTATTGATGATCCGGCCAATGCGTATTTCGCTCTCTTGTCTCAGTATTGTATCCCTCTTCATTCCTTTTCTTATGTTTATAACTCTCTGTTTTCTTCGACCACTTTTGATTCGACTTCCTCTAAATCCGAGCTGACCCATCTCGGTGTGAGAATTCGATTCAAGAGTTTTATTGAGATTGTGTCGAAAGAACGGCATCTTTGGCAGAGGTATAATGCGAGGGGTCGCCTCACCATGATGCCTGAGGTTCCCTTTGAGAAGTTTCGTGTTGGATCCCAGTTCTTCGTTTTGACTAGAAAGCACGCGTTGCTGGTTGTTAATGATCGGATGTTGTGGAGGAAATTTAAGATTCCTTGCAAAACTTCTGATGATTGTTATCCTGAAGAACACTATTTTCCAACTCTTCTTTCGATGATGGATCTGAATGGCTGTACCCAATACACTCTTACTCGTGTTAATTGGACTGGGACTGCTAATGGCCATCCATATACTTATCGAAGTTCAGAGGTTTCTCCTAAGCTTATTCACCAGCTCAGGAAATCCAACTATTCCGATTCTTACTTGTTTGCCCGGAAATTTACTCCGGATTGCTTGAAACCGCTGATGGGTATTGCCAAATCTGTGATTTTCCGGGATTGA